The Ferrovibrio sp. MS7 sequence CGGCATTTTCGGCGATATCCTTTGCGCCCGCATGCAGAAGCGCGGCGTTGCCGCCCTGGTGACGGATGGCGTGGTGCGCGATGTCGCCGGCGTGCTCGGCACCGGCCTGCCGGTCTGGTGCGATGGTTATGCCGCGCCGCCCTCGGTGGCCGGCCTCACCTTCGTCGACTGGCAGGAGCCGATTGCCTGCGGCGGTGTCGCCGTGTTCCCGAACGACATCATCGTGGTGGATGACGATGGCGCCGTGCTGATCCCGCAGGCTCTGCTTGATGCCGTGCTGCCGCTGGCCGTCGAGCAGGAGCGCCAGGAAGCCTGGATCATGGGCGAGATCGATGCCGGCGTGCCGCTGCCCGGTCTCTATCCGCCGAATGAAGCCACCAAGGCGCGCTACGAAGCCTCGAAGAAGAAGTGAGCCGACCATGAGCCAGGGCACCAGCAAGCGGGGATTGCGCAAAGGCCTGACCAGCTATGGCGATGCCGAATTCTCGCTGTTCCTGCGCAAGGTGTTCATCAAGGCGGCGGGCTATTCCGACGATGCGCTGGACCGCCCGATTGTCGGCATCACCAACACCTACAGCGATTTCAATCCCTGCCACGGCAACGTGCCGGACCTGATCGAAGCGGTGAAGCGCGGCGTCATGCTGTCGGGTGCGCTGCCGATGGTGTTTCCCACCATCTCGATCCATGAAAGCTTCGCCCATCCGACCTCGATGTTCCTGCGCAACCTGATGGCGATGGACACCGAGGAAATGCTGCGGGCGCAGCCGATGGATGCCGTGGTGCTGATTGGCGGCTGCGACAAGACCGTGCCGGCACAGCTCATGGGCGCGATCAGCACCGATCTGCCCACCGTGTTTCTGCCCGTCGGCCCGATGGTGGTGGGGCATCATCAGGGCGAGGTGCTGGGCGCCTGCACCGATTGCCGCCGGCTCTGGGGCAGCTATCGCGGCGGCCAGATGGCGGAAGCCGAAATCGAGGCGGTGTCGAACCGCCTGGCGCCCTCGGTTGGCACCTGCATGGTGATGGGCACCGCCTCCACCATGGCCTGCATTTCCGAGGCGCTTGGCTTCACCCTGCCGCTCGGCGGCACCGTGCCCGCGCCCCATGCCGAACGCCGCCGCATCGCCGAGGCCTCTGGCATGCGCGCCGCCGAAATGGCCAAGACCGGCGGGCCGCGCCCCAGCGAACTGATGACGCCGGCCAGTTTGCGCAACGCCCAGGTGGTGCTGCAGGCCATTGGTGGCTCCACCAACGGCATCGTGCATCTGGCCGCCATGGCCGGCCGCGCCGGGCTGGAGCTGGACCTCAACAGCTTCGACGAGATCGGCCGCAACACGCCGGTACTGATCGACCTCAAGCCGTCCGGCAACGATTACATGGAGCATTTCCACCATGCCGGCGG is a genomic window containing:
- a CDS encoding ribonuclease activity regulator RraA, with amino-acid sequence MSVEAQPLDPQVIETLKGITTATLTTVLLKKGLRNVWLRGAKPLKPGQPRIVGRAFTLRFVPAREDLATPESWASPKSTRGAIEAMPAGCIAVVDAMGVKDAGIFGDILCARMQKRGVAALVTDGVVRDVAGVLGTGLPVWCDGYAAPPSVAGLTFVDWQEPIACGGVAVFPNDIIVVDDDGAVLIPQALLDAVLPLAVEQERQEAWIMGEIDAGVPLPGLYPPNEATKARYEASKKK
- a CDS encoding IlvD/Edd family dehydratase — its product is MSQGTSKRGLRKGLTSYGDAEFSLFLRKVFIKAAGYSDDALDRPIVGITNTYSDFNPCHGNVPDLIEAVKRGVMLSGALPMVFPTISIHESFAHPTSMFLRNLMAMDTEEMLRAQPMDAVVLIGGCDKTVPAQLMGAISTDLPTVFLPVGPMVVGHHQGEVLGACTDCRRLWGSYRGGQMAEAEIEAVSNRLAPSVGTCMVMGTASTMACISEALGFTLPLGGTVPAPHAERRRIAEASGMRAAEMAKTGGPRPSELMTPASLRNAQVVLQAIGGSTNGIVHLAAMAGRAGLELDLNSFDEIGRNTPVLIDLKPSGNDYMEHFHHAGGVPRLMRELADLLDLSAPTVAGGTLADVVAAAEEVRGQTAIRPRSNPLKAEGGMAVLHGNLAPRGAVIKQAAASPKLMQHEGRAVVFTSVEDMTNRVDDPDLDVTADDVLVLLNAGPKGAPGMPEAGYLPIPKKLARQGVKDMVRISDARMSGTAFGTIVLHITPESADGGPLGLVRTGDRIRLDVAKRRIDLLVEDDELSRRAAEPVTLPHELPTRGYAKLYMDTVLQADGGCDFDFLVPGKQA